The Flavobacteriales bacterium genome includes the window TAACATCTCTTTCAGCGCATTTATTTCGTCGTTTACTTCTATGCGAATTGCTTGAAACAGTTGAGCTAAAATTTTATTTTTCTTGTGAGGTGGAACATGATTTTTAACCGCTTCTTTTAAATCTTCCGTGGTTTCAATTTCTTTTTCTTCTCGAAAACTTACAATAGATTTTGCTAGAGAATAGGCATTATTCAACTCTCCAAATTGTCTGAAAATTCTACTTAAATCATTAACATCATATTCATTGACTATGGTCTTGGCAGAAGTGTTTTGCTGCCTATTCATTCGCATATCCAGCTCTCCTTCTTCACGTATAGAAAATCCACGTTCAGCAGTATCGAACTGATGAGAAGACACTCCCAAATCCGCAAGAATGCCATCAACTTCGTTAATGCCCTCTAGTCGTAACCATTTTTTAATAAATCTAAAATTCTGAGCAATCAAGACTAATCGATTATCCTCAATACGATTTTGCTGCGCATCGCTATCTTGATCGAAAGCAAATAGCTTACCATTTTCTAATTGGTCTAAGATTGATTTTGAATGTCCGCCACCGCCGAAGGTGACATCTACATAAGTGCCGTTGGGGTCAATGGAAAGGCCAGCTATTGATTCGTCTAATAAAACTGCCTTGTGATATGCCATTAGTCTTCGTTTTGAATGTTGCCCATTACTTCTTCTGCTAAATCTGCAAAGTCAGATGTTGCATCTTTGAGGACTTGCTCGTAGCGGTCTTTATCCCATACTTCTATCATATTTACCGAACAAGAAATGACTACATTTTTAGAAATATTGGCAAATGCTATAAGGTCTTTTGGAATTTGTAGTCGAGCATTTGAATCTGTTTCCAACATCTTAACACCAGCAGTAAACAAGCGAATGAAGTCATTATTTTTCTTTACAAATCGATTTAACTTATTGACCTCGGCCATCAGAACATTCCACTCACTCATGGGGTGAATCTCTAGACAATTGCTAAACACAGAGCGCTTGAGCACAAAGCCTTCGCCTATTATCGGCGATAGCTGCTTCTTCAATACCGCAGGAAGCATCAATCTCCCTTTAGCATCAATCTTGCATTCGTATGTTCCAATTAGGTTAATCATCTAAATCGTATGTAAGCTGTAAATATATGGAATTTTGCTCCACATTTTACCACATTTTACCACATTGTTGATAACTCTTCACACTTTTATCTAAAAAACCTGTTTTCATCTGATTGCAATCTATTTGGTTGAGGGTATTATTTTTTGCGTATTTTTGTGCAAAATTTAATCTGGATGATTTTAGAAACGATTAAAGAAGGTGGCTATGAATATGTGGAAGTTGGTGAAGGCCCTGTAATTGTTTTACTTCATGGTTTAATGGGAGGCTTGGACAATTTTGAGAGTGTCATTCCTAAACTCGTTGATAGCGGATACAAGGTTATTGGACCGGTATTGCCTCTATTTGAAAAGCCTATTCTTAAAACAAGTATCAAGCATTTTTCGGACTACGTTTATACGTTTTTAAAGCATAAACAAATTGACAATGTTTCTTTGTTTGGAAACTCTTTAGGCGGTCATATTTCTTTGGTGTTTGCAAAAGATCATCCTGAGATAGTCAACGGCTTAGTACTTACAGGATCTTCTGGTCTTTACGAAAACTCTATGGGCGATACTTTTCCTAGAAGAGGTGACTATGACTATATCCGAACTAAAACTGAGGAAGTCTTCTATGATCCAAAAATGGCGACCAAAAGCTTGGTCGATACGGTCTTTGAAATCGCAAACAATAGAAATTCTGTCATTCGTTTATTGACTATGGCGAAGTCAGCCATTCGTCACAATATGAGTAAAGACATTCCGCACTTAGACTTTCCGGTTTGCCTAATATGGGGTAAGCAAGACAACGTTACACCACCTCATGTAGCTGAAGAGTTTCATAGTCTTTTCCAACGCTCAGACCTTTATTGGATAGACAAGTGCGGACACTCTCCAATGTGGGAACATCCCGAAGAATTTTCTAAAATTCTTTGCAATTGGCTAAAGACCAATATCAAATAAAATTTCACATGCGCATCAAACAAGCTGAGTTTGTAATCAGTAACACGGACATTAAAAAATGCCCTAAAGCAGATATGCCAGAGTATGCCTTTATTGGACGTTCAAATGTGGGCAAGTCTTCATTAATCAACATGCTTACTGAAAGAAAAAGCTTAGCTAAAGTTTCGGGCAAACCAGGAAAAACACAACTTATTAATCACTTTCTGATAAATAAGCTTTGGTACTTAGTAGATTTGCCAGGATATGGCTATGCAAGTGTATCAAAGACGCAACGCCATGAGTTCTCTCAATTTATTAAAGAATACTTATTGAAAAGGGAAAGCCTGATGTGCTTGTTTGTACTATTAGACTCTAGGCTCAAGCCCCAAGCCATCGATTTGGAGTTTATGCAATGGCTAGGTGAAAATGGCATACCTTTTGTTATTTGCTTCACTAAGCAAGACAAGCTTTCTAAAAAAGAAAGTGCCGAAAATCTGAACCATTATAAAAAAGAATTATTAAAAAACTGGGAAGAATTACCTCAGATATTTTTAAGCTCTGCAACCAAAAAAAGTGGTCAAGAAGAAATTCTAAACTTTATTGGCGAAACCAACAAATTATACGTTTAGCGAAGTAATTTTTCGGCAAAGTGATGACAAAAATCACGCATATCAGCAGCCATTTTGTCTTCATTTGTTGCTCTTTCCAAAGTATCAGCCATAGAAACTAAAGTTTGATGAAAAAAATGTTTCATTTCGTCGGTACGCATTTCTTTAGTCCACAAATCTATACGTAATGTGTCTTTAGATTTGTTGTCCCAGAAAGATAAAAAAGCGGCTTTACACTCGCTTAATTCTTGTCCACCGTCAGATGCTTCCCAAAATAATTTTTCGGGAATATTATTGTCATCTAACTCTACATTGATTCTTATTTGAGATTCTTTTGCACTCATTATGGTTTGTATTTAGAATTATTTAAGATGTATTGAGCATCTTGAATTTGAAACAACTGTTCAATAGTAACTTTAGGATTGTTTTGCATAAACTCATCAACGATGTTCCACCCAATCCATAAAGACACCTGGCCCGGAGACTCTAAGGGCATGCCTTTAGAATATGGAGCAGGATTCATATATTTAGCTATGATTGACTGATCGTTAGAATATAACAAACCCTCTTCAATTAGGAATTTCCAAATGGAAAATTCACTACCCTCACTCCATTCCATTTGTTGCTCTGTAAAACCCATTATTATATGAGGTGGGGCATCGACTAAAAATTCGTTCAAGGCATATTTTATTTTCCCATAATGAATCATTTGAGATAAAAAGTTATCAAATTGAACTGGGAACTCTGCTTTTAACCAACCATTTACAGCTACACTAGCAAGGTAATCAGACTGAAATTGCTGGTGCATATACTTTGGGAACTTATGTATGATATTAGAATAATGAGCGTCATTGCCTAAGAACATTTCTAAGCCAATAGCTAAGGTGCTATCTGTTGCAATAGCGACATAATTGAAACCACCAAAAAAGGTTACAATTACAGGAACTACTTTGTTAGGGAAAGCGTTGTGGTAATGATAGTAAGCTCTAGACAATTCTTTTTCATATGGCTTAAAATCGGCATAAACTTGAACGACCTCTTTGAAAGGTTTAGCAAAATCTTTTTCTTCTTGAAATGCTTGTAGTGAATCTGAAAAAGCCTCTTCTGAAAGAGGTATAATGTTTTGGGTATAAATTTCCCAGAAATAGCCGTATTCATCCGCATAATCAGAATAAATTGCTGTTTGCGGATCAACACTATAAATACTATCCAAACGTTTTACTTCAACCTCAAAATTAGATGACTCATCGCCTATACAGGCAAACAATTGAAAAATTAAAATAAAGAGGAAATAATAGGCCGTCTTTTTCATGCTGTAAAATTACGATTTATTACCTTTGTACTGCTATGCAAACAAAAGAATGCGTTGAACATATTTGCCAATGGTTGTCTGACTACCTTAACAATTCAAAAACAAAAGGCTTTGTGGTTGGTATTTCGGGAGGCATTGACTCAGCAGTAACCTCTACTTTAGCTGCTAAAACAGGTCAAAAAGTACTGTGCTTAGAGATGCCCATTCATCAAGAAAGCAATCAAGTTAATAGAGCGAAAGAACATATACAGTGGCTCAAAAATAATTTCAAAAATGTTGACTCTATTTGTGTAAACCTAGATCATACCTATAATAGATTTGTGCAAACTATCAGCAATGAAACTAATAGCAACAATCATGAAATGGCTTTAGTAAATTCAAGAGCTAGACTTCGAATGACAACTCTTTATTATTATGCTCAACTTAACAATTACTTAGTTGTTGGCACAGGCAACAAAGTAGAAGATTTTGGCATTGGTTTTTATACTAAATACGGTGATGGAGGAGTAGATTTAAGTCCTATTGCGGATTTACTAAAATCTGAAGTCTTTGAAATCGGCAAAGAACTTGGCGTAACAAACTCTATTCTTACAGCTGCACCTACTGATGGCTTATGGGGAGACGACAGAACAGACGAGGATCAGATTGGCGCGAGCTATCCTGAATTAGAATGGGCGATGAGCTACGA containing:
- the yihA gene encoding ribosome biogenesis GTP-binding protein YihA/YsxC, with the protein product MRIKQAEFVISNTDIKKCPKADMPEYAFIGRSNVGKSSLINMLTERKSLAKVSGKPGKTQLINHFLINKLWYLVDLPGYGYASVSKTQRHEFSQFIKEYLLKRESLMCLFVLLDSRLKPQAIDLEFMQWLGENGIPFVICFTKQDKLSKKESAENLNHYKKELLKNWEELPQIFLSSATKKSGQEEILNFIGETNKLYV
- the mraZ gene encoding division/cell wall cluster transcriptional repressor MraZ — protein: MINLIGTYECKIDAKGRLMLPAVLKKQLSPIIGEGFVLKRSVFSNCLEIHPMSEWNVLMAEVNKLNRFVKKNNDFIRLFTAGVKMLETDSNARLQIPKDLIAFANISKNVVISCSVNMIEVWDKDRYEQVLKDATSDFADLAEEVMGNIQNED
- the nadE gene encoding NAD(+) synthase; this encodes MQTKECVEHICQWLSDYLNNSKTKGFVVGISGGIDSAVTSTLAAKTGQKVLCLEMPIHQESNQVNRAKEHIQWLKNNFKNVDSICVNLDHTYNRFVQTISNETNSNNHEMALVNSRARLRMTTLYYYAQLNNYLVVGTGNKVEDFGIGFYTKYGDGGVDLSPIADLLKSEVFEIGKELGVTNSILTAAPTDGLWGDDRTDEDQIGASYPELEWAMSYDGNDHNLNKRQQEVLDIYKSLNKANKHKMIPIPICKIPNHLK
- the gldC gene encoding gliding motility protein GldC yields the protein MSAKESQIRINVELDDNNIPEKLFWEASDGGQELSECKAAFLSFWDNKSKDTLRIDLWTKEMRTDEMKHFFHQTLVSMADTLERATNEDKMAADMRDFCHHFAEKLLR
- a CDS encoding alpha/beta hydrolase, with the translated sequence MILETIKEGGYEYVEVGEGPVIVLLHGLMGGLDNFESVIPKLVDSGYKVIGPVLPLFEKPILKTSIKHFSDYVYTFLKHKQIDNVSLFGNSLGGHISLVFAKDHPEIVNGLVLTGSSGLYENSMGDTFPRRGDYDYIRTKTEEVFYDPKMATKSLVDTVFEIANNRNSVIRLLTMAKSAIRHNMSKDIPHLDFPVCLIWGKQDNVTPPHVAEEFHSLFQRSDLYWIDKCGHSPMWEHPEEFSKILCNWLKTNIK
- the rsmH gene encoding 16S rRNA (cytosine(1402)-N(4))-methyltransferase RsmH; this translates as MAYHKAVLLDESIAGLSIDPNGTYVDVTFGGGGHSKSILDQLENGKLFAFDQDSDAQQNRIEDNRLVLIAQNFRFIKKWLRLEGINEVDGILADLGVSSHQFDTAERGFSIREEGELDMRMNRQQNTSAKTIVNEYDVNDLSRIFRQFGELNNAYSLAKSIVSFREEKEIETTEDLKEAVKNHVPPHKKNKILAQLFQAIRIEVNDEINALKEMLIQSVDLLKKGGRLSVISYHSLEDRLVKNLIKSGNFEGEIEKDLYGVPNLTLKSINRKPITASQEEIDGNPRSRSAKLRVGEKIA